GGCCAAAGGATAGTGCTTGCGATCAGCCCCGGTTGGCAAAATTTGGGCTTGGGGCTGTTGCCCATTCAATAAGTCTTGAGCCTGCTGCAGCATTTCATCCCAAGCAGCTTTTCCAGCACCGGACACCGCCTGATAAGTTGAAACAATTATCTGGCTTAAGCCAAAACGCTGAAAAATAGGATACAACGCAGCTACCATTTGAATAGTTGAACAATTGGGATTGGCAATGATGCCATGATGATGGGCTAATTGCTCATCGTTTACTCCAGGAATAATTAGTGGTACGTCATCGTCCATCCTGAATGCACTTGTATTATCGACGCAAACCGCACCGCGCTTAACCGCTTCTGGCAATAATTTTTGAGAAACTGCACCACCGGCTGAAGATAAAACCAAATCAACCCCGGTAAATGATTCAGGCGTAGCCTCTTCGACGGTGATTTCACGTCCCTTGAACTGCAATTTTTTCCCGGCGGAACGCTTTGAAGCCAGTAGTTTAACTTGTTTAACCGGAATATTCGCCTGTTCAAGCTCACTAATTAAACGCTGACCAACCGCACCGGTTGCTCCTAGTATTGCAACGACGTATTCTCTCATTTGTTATCATCCTTTGTTACTAAAAAATTCTTAATTCTGTTTACGGCCTCATGTAAGTCTGCATCACTAGCAGCATAAGAAAAGCGGACATGTCCCTCTCCTCCGGGACCAAATGCACTGCCGGGGGTACCGCCGACTTTAGCTTGCCGCGCTAAGTCAAGTGCAAATTTTTCATCGTCTGTCCCGTATTCAGCCGGAATTTGGGTAAAAACATAAAATGCCCCCTCGCTGGTCATCGTCTTTAAGCCCAAATCATTAAGAGCTTTAACCAGGTAGTCACGCCTTTTTTGATAAATTGGGCGCGCCTGTGCTGGATCATAATCGCCATGTTCTAGCGCTTCTGCAGCCGCTGCCTGGGCCGGATTAGACGGAGCTGTCACTAAAAAAGCATGCATTTTAGCAATTGGACTGATCAAATTAGCCGGACCCGCAATATAGCCGATGCGGTAGCCTGTCATCGCGTGTGACTTAGATAAGCCATTAATTAAGAGGGTACGGTCGGGCAAATAACGGGCAATGGAAGTATGCTTAATGCCATAAGTCAGTTCACCATAAATCTCATCAGAAATTACATATAAGTGATTTTCTGCAATAATCGGGGCCAGCTGAGCCAAAACGCTGCTAGAACATTCGCGACCGGTAGGATTGGTCGGATAATTGAGCAAAATTGCTTTGGCATGAGGATGCTGCCGTAATGTGTCTTTCAAGGCTTCCGGCGTCAGAACGAAATCGGTTTTAGCGGTATTAATTGGCACCAATTTTGCTTTAGTAAATTGAATTAGCGGAAAATATAAGGCATAAGATGGGGTCGGCACAATAATTTCATCCCCTGGCTGAAACAACGCCAGCATCGCGCAAGCAATCGCTTCTGTCGCACCAACCGTAACAATGACTTCAGTTTCGGGATCATAAGACAAATTTTGTTTGCGTTTTAAATAGGCGCTTATTGCTCGACGCAATTTTGGAGTACCCTTTTGGGCCGAATAATGGGAATCATTATCTAAAATGCTTTGAACAGCTGCTTGTTTAACGTGTTCAGGTGTATTTAAATCTGGTTCTCCTAAAGTTAATTTAATTAAACCCGGAATATCATCAACTTTTTGGGCAAACGCACGAATCCCTGAAGGTGGTATTTCGGCCAAGGGCGTGGCAGTTATTGCAGTTAAATCAGCAGCTAAATGAGGCATTTTAATTACTCCTTTTCTTTATAAGATTTTATCTAAACCAACAATTAATTCATCCAGATCCATGATTTTAGCTAATGCTACTTTTACTCCTTGCATGAACGAGGAGCGGTCAAAAGAATCTTGCCTAATGGTCAGGGCTTCGCCTGGTCCAC
This genomic window from Lactobacillus panisapium contains:
- a CDS encoding aspartate-semialdehyde dehydrogenase; the encoded protein is MREYVVAILGATGAVGQRLISELEQANIPVKQVKLLASKRSAGKKLQFKGREITVEEATPESFTGVDLVLSSAGGAVSQKLLPEAVKRGAVCVDNTSAFRMDDDVPLIIPGVNDEQLAHHHGIIANPNCSTIQMVAALYPIFQRFGLSQIIVSTYQAVSGAGKAAWDEMLQQAQDLLNGQQPQAQILPTGADRKHYPLAFNLLPQIDVFENDGYTHEEWKMIHETKKILFNDQDSSQIKVTATCVRVPVEIGHGETVYFVVKDHAASVKAIQQIITQTAGLVLQDDPSKQLYPQPLQAAGKRETFVGRIRADEENAGAFHMWVVADNLLRGAASNTVEIAECLVRDNLVRVPQD
- a CDS encoding aminotransferase class I/II-fold pyridoxal phosphate-dependent enzyme; the encoded protein is MPHLAADLTAITATPLAEIPPSGIRAFAQKVDDIPGLIKLTLGEPDLNTPEHVKQAAVQSILDNDSHYSAQKGTPKLRRAISAYLKRKQNLSYDPETEVIVTVGATEAIACAMLALFQPGDEIIVPTPSYALYFPLIQFTKAKLVPINTAKTDFVLTPEALKDTLRQHPHAKAILLNYPTNPTGRECSSSVLAQLAPIIAENHLYVISDEIYGELTYGIKHTSIARYLPDRTLLINGLSKSHAMTGYRIGYIAGPANLISPIAKMHAFLVTAPSNPAQAAAAEALEHGDYDPAQARPIYQKRRDYLVKALNDLGLKTMTSEGAFYVFTQIPAEYGTDDEKFALDLARQAKVGGTPGSAFGPGGEGHVRFSYAASDADLHEAVNRIKNFLVTKDDNK